The Drosophila suzukii chromosome X, CBGP_Dsuzu_IsoJpt1.0, whole genome shotgun sequence DNA window GCACACACCAAAATATCATATCAGGCATATTATATTGCGGACCGACTCCTGCCCTCTAGTTATCGCCGTTGTGATTGACATTCTGCTGCAGCTCCTTCAGCTTCTCCTCGCGCGGCTTGGCATTGCCAAAGATCGAGGCCGATTGCTTGGTCTCGGCCACCGCGTTTATGGGCGCGGCAATCGTCCGTGGCTTCAGCTGCAGGCGTGGCCGCTCATTATCGTCTGGAGGCATAGAATGGTCAAATGTTTGGATGAGTCAATGACGGATTCGGTTAACTTAATTGTACAACAAATTCACAGGCAATAAACGGTTAGGAAGGGTCTATAATcaacaattttgatttaaaacaAGAAACGATATagtctcgactatcagatatccgGTACACTGTTTTaaatttcagttcaaattgcATGGTATTTATTAGCGCGGCACACCATCAAGCGGAGGGTATCAATACCACTGACCATGCCATAGCCTGTTTAACTTGGTTAATCATAACTAAAATATTAATGCGATTGGTACGCTTCTCAGCATTTATATAAGTGTTGATCAATAAAATCTATTTCGTTTGTAAGCTTAagagtggtcgtggcacttcgctgaaacaaacttacgctatTTAAGAACCCATATAATATGTATGCTTAATCCCAGTTTTCTCGCTTTTATAGTTCCCGAGATCTcggcgttcatacggacagtcAGACGGACAAAAATGGCTAGATCTAGCCATATTCCTCATAGGATCAAAAACGTTTCCTTCTACTTGTTACTCCACGAAAAACGGGTGAAGctggtacaaaaaaaaatgtacatatttttactttttaaagtatttttaaaattaaatgagaTACAATTGAGAAAACATCAAATCAACATTTGGACGAAAAGCTAAGAGGAATTAAGAGAGTATTATCAAACATTAAAAGCTGAAACTTTTGTGTTTGGTCCTTTTTTCCCTTGTGTTtcctttaaatattttaagctaGTTAAAATATATGGCCTAATAGAGTAAAGCAAAGTTAAAGTCCATTAAAATCCATTAAACTTCAAATTTCCAAACAATTCCTAGGTTTAAAACCTAGTTTTAACATGCGGACCAGTAAACGGTCCTAAACAGGctaaatcaaatatttatttacacgTGTCTCCAGGCAAGAAAAGTTATCCCCCAactttacttttttttaaggcttcatttccaaaataatataaattccTATAAAAAGCAATCGTTTTCAAATCCCATGGAACATTGGGACCGTAATGTCACCGCTTAGATACCGCCCAAATACTTGTGCAACTCACCAATGGCGCCCATGGAGGGACCACCGCCGCCGACGCCCAGGCCGCCAGATCCGCCGGAGCCGCCGCCCAGACCGCCCATTCCGGCGCTGGGACGTTCGCTCTGCTGGTTGGGATTGTAGTGGGTGCGCTCGCGGTCGCGGTGCCGGCTGAAGTTGTTGTAGCGATCGCCGTCGCGCGACTGGTTGCCGTAGCTGCCTTCCCGCTGTCCGCGCTCGCGATCCTGGTTGCGGTCAAACCGATCGTCGTTGTTGAAGTTGCCGTACCGACCCCGATTTGCCGGCCGATCTGCAACGGAAGCAACTGGATTAGCACCTGTTGGCCAGGAGGTAACCTGCTTAGAGTTAGGCTCAGCATGCTGGCTAAATGCAGTTCAAAGTAAAAAGCGTGCGGGTGGAGAAGTCGTTTCAAATCTATCAAAGTGTGTGCTTGGGCTACTGGTACAAGGGAGCTAAACGAGGTAGAAGGGCGGTCGTTTTTAATAAACGCAAATTAGGTAAGATAAAGTAGGCAATAGGCGCTGAAGTGAGTAATATCATGTACACCACTCCCACATACAAATAAATTTGCTTGGATTTGATTCTTTCAACTGGATCTGAACTTACATACATTAGCTGTTTTCCATGTAATAAACAACTTAAAAGCaaatctttaaatttataaagaacCCCACATTCCATCAATAATAATTTCAAGTGTTAATAGAACTATTGCATATATAAGTAAATTTATCGTAGAGGTAGATgcaatttctttaaaaattatgtaCTGAACTGCATGTAATAAATCCTACTAAAGAAATGCACACTTATCCATTTGGGGAGGGCTTAAAATGATATTACACATGGTCAATAAGGTTTAAGGAAATGGTTTACCAATGACCAAGGATTAGAATACCCTTAAAGGCCCAGTGGAAACAAACTGCCAAAGAAAAGTAAAGCAAAATCAACTCAGAATCAGAATGAAGAACCGCAAGAGGATAACAAAGAAATAACAGAAACGGAAGTAGTAAGGGAGAATCTGGGATCGCTTTCGAGGACTGCAGCATGGATGTCTTTGTCTTCCTGCCATGCGACCGAATCGGATTAGTATTTGGTATTTGAATCAGGAGTCGGAATCGGAGTCGGAATCGTAATACGTAATCAGAATCAACTACTTTTTTGGCGGCACTACGAGGGATGCAGCTACGTGTTGTTGGTTGGTTGAGTTggttgattgattgattggttggttggttggttggttggttggttggacGGCAGATAAAAATGCTTTACCATTGTATCCTCTATTCATGCCACCGCCGGAGCCCGcgccgctgccgccgccgccgcgaCTTCTATCATTGTGACCACCATAACTATCATTGTACGAACCTCTACTATCGCCGCGATTACCCGATCCGCCGCCGCCTTCGCGACCGCCGCCAGTGCCAGGACCTCCCCGGCTGTAGGACTGACTGCTGCCGCCTTGGCGGGGTGGGCCGCGCTTCTGGAAGTCTCTGCCATCGCCGCGGGTCATGCCTCCGTTGCCACCGCCGCCAACACCGCCACCAGGGCTGTAAAGGAAGgttaaacaaaagtttaaatAACTCATCTAAACGGTGAGTTTGTGTGTGGCTCGATTTGGAATTCGTTAGGGGGGAACGTATTTATTAAACAGAACTATTTAACCACTTGCTTAGAATGTTTGCTTTCGATGTATAAGCATTAAACGAAGGTGTGTTACAGGCATAATGCCTTGTCTCGTACTTTTTGCCACCTCGAATCTTGTATTGCTTATTTTTGAAGGGCTATTGATCATGTCCCCTTAACGATCCACCAAATCGACTTGCTCTAAAGAGCTCAGCCTGCCTACATACCGATCATTTTTCCGACGATCGGCAATGTCGATGCGCAGCGGCGCCGACAGGTCGTCCAGTTTGATCCGACCATCGCATTCTAGCGCCCGCTCCAGATTTTCCAGCGTCTCGAACTCCACGTAGCAGAAGCCTTTGAACTGATCCGTCTCGCGATCCTTCACCAGCCGCACGTTCTTCACCTCAAAGTCCTGGAATATTTTGATCACATCGCCCTGCACCAGGCCTTGCGGCAGATTGCCGACGAATGCGATAAAGGGCGGTTCCGTGGGCAACTGCTTGGATGCCCGATCTCCACCGAATCCGCCTCTAAAATGGGTATAGAATTGTTGATTAATCGAGTAATTTTACAAGCCAACTTATTGTTTAGtagaaaattatatttaaaggGATTTACCATGGGTTTAATATAGTTCTTGTATCCATTTGATATGGGTCTTGCTATTAAGGGGGCAATtcttggttggttggttggtttcGGAATAATATGAAAAGCTGATGTTTACTATGTCTTGAGTTATAAGATGGTTTTTCCCATCTTTAGTCTTGCTTATCGTAGGTTTTCTCATTACTATCAATTCTTAACATATTCTGGGAGGTTTCTTTTGCTATGTTTTTGGAAGAATTATTCGATAACAGGAACGATtggatttttaaataatataattagtTCAATGATGCTGTATTTATATCGGGTATTGTTATTGCTTCATGTTAGTTATGGTTACTTGAGTGCCTGAATGTTATTTGGTCCAGAATCTTGAATAAAGCCTGCCAGGATCTACAAACGATTTGGTTAACCGAGATAACCAAAAGTGGGGTATTATGTTCCTGGCGTTACCCAAGTTTCATTGTTTGGAGGAGCAGTGCTCTGGAACCTGGGAACCTTGAAACCGAGAATCCAATTAATGGGGGTGTGTCTgcgtcttcttcttcttcttcttgatTGTGGGGGCGCCACCCCCTGAGGCAAAGGCAAAGGGAAAGGCGGAGGCAAAACGAAACGCACATGGCTGGAATATCTAGGTAATGCTGGCTCGGATTCCCGGCGAATAGTCAACAAAGATGCAGGCACAaatgacaacaacaacaaatgcGGGGGACAGGTGTCAAATGGAGGGGAAAATCGCGCGCGCTTTTTGCCAAAAACTGCATTCTGCATGGATTTTTCATCTATTTTTGGGGCATTTTCTCTTCtcgcattttttttttgggtggggGGTTAATTTAAAATCCGCCGGTGCGCTCCTAGTGCCGCAGTCAACGTCGAAGCCGGCTGAGCCGCCGGCGCCGGCAGCGGCAGAATTTTCCGAAAAGAAAAACAACGCAGGCGGTGGAAtcgaatcgaaaaaaaaaaccgaaaaagaATGTTGGAAAAAACACGCACACTGTGccgaacacacacacacacactcgccgCCTAACTCACGCGCACTCACACTAAAGCGGCGGCGACCAACGACCGACACGTACACGGCATACATATACGCGTTTGTGCGCGAGTGTGCGAGCGGCGAGGCGAAGAGCGTGCGCGTGTGTTGGTGGGCTGGTGTTGCCTTTTTTTGCCCAAACCCCAAAAACCGCGTGCATTATTACACATTTTAGCCGAATTGCCGGCCCTCGCGGAAACCGATCGAACCGCAGCCACTTTCACCAACACCGGCACACCGCGGCTCACAAGGAGCGCTGGCGATTgcaataataattaataatatttaccTAGCGTGTTCATAACCACCTCTTCCAgccatgttttttttttttcaaatgaGCGAATCCGTGGGGATGGGACGGGaaaaacatcgatgcatcgaGCAGGTTCTGGCTGATATCGAAGTTTGTCCATCGTTGAAAATGAACCGGAATGTTCAGTATTTTGCCACTTCGCCGGTTCGGCCACACCGATAACGAGTACACCCACTGTAATATCCGATGCACCCACCAACAGCCGAGACACATTCAAGCGGAAACGCTCTTCTTATTTAACGTTCATTTTTTGATACTTTTGAATATATCGATAGTCTTGACAAGTATTAAGATATCAACGTTTGCCCATCATTAAAGGTTTGACTGCTGTCGCTTAATATGATTATTGCGCAGCCACGCTGCATAttttatcttcattaaaactTATTTTTGACGGGACTTGCAggaattgtatttattttataaaaactaatttttgtaattttttatttttagaccTTACACCGGCAAAAGTTTCAGCCAACTCATTTTGTAATGACTTTCTGCTGGCAGTCTTACGAGCATGGTTTAAAAGCGAACTCTCATACCGCACCATTTCCCCGTACTAAGCCCGTAGTTTTGTTTCTCTAAAAGGCAGAATATCTTGAACAATTAGTGGGACTAGCTTTTCGAACCATATAAGTTCGAATGGTAACTCTTAATACGCACGGATTTCATGCCATTCGGCCAAGATAATTTAAAAACCTAACCCGTATAATGCCGCAGCGGTCGTcactttccttttttttctttactGTTTTTTAGTGTTTTTCTTTATTGGATTTCAGTATTATTTTCTAGAAACAAAGTGGTCTGGGACAAATCAGAACCCCTTTGGTTTTAAACCCATTTCTGGATTTTCTAAATTATATAAAGTTTTTAAGACACGTACAACGTACATaaattgacaaagttatataACACAACGCTTTTGAGCAAGTTCACACGGATGGGCTGGGTTTGTGGACAAAAGTCCGCCGGTAAGTGGAAGACGAGGTtcagtgtttttgtttgatttgatttgattgGCTTTTGGACAAAAATCCACCGGTAAGTGAAAGGCAAAGTGGCAAGACAATACCTCTGAATTCTCCGTATCGTCGTACACTAACTTCGAGAGGTAGTCTTCTCATCATTCATCTAGATGAGATTGGCCCACCACACACCATTTACCGGTGTCCAATCCACAATTATGTCTTTTAATAGATAACAAATTCTGCAGTACATAACAATTAGTATAACAAAAGATAACTTCACCAATTCAAAGTGGCGTACAAAGTGATCTTAAATGGCGGGCAGATCGCTGTGGTCCCCGGAGTAGCCAGTCCCGTATGACCGTCCTCGCCGACGATCAGCAAGTTGCAATAGAACCACATGGAATCTTTAGCATGAATAGCAGGATGCCGGTGTAGTCGCGGCA harbors:
- the eIF4H1 gene encoding eukaryotic translation initiation factor 4H isoform X2; this encodes MAGRGGYEHARGGFGGDRASKQLPTEPPFIAFVGNLPQGLVQGDVIKIFQDFEVKNVRLVKDRETDQFKGFCYVEFETLENLERALECDGRIKLDDLSAPLRIDIADRRKNDRPGGGVGGGGNGGMTRGDGRDFQKRGPPRQGGSSQSYSRGGPGTGGGREGGGGSGNRGDSRDRPANRGRYGNFNNDDRFDRNQDRERGQREGSYGNQSRDGDRYNNFSRHRDRERTHYNPNQQSERPSAGMGGLGGGSGGSGGLGVGGGGPSMGAIDDNERPRLQLKPRTIAAPINAVAETKQSASIFGNAKPREEKLKELQQNVNHNGDN
- the eIF4H1 gene encoding eukaryotic translation initiation factor 4H isoform X1; its protein translation is MAGRGGYEHARGGFGGDRASKQLPTEPPFIAFVGNLPQGLVQGDVIKIFQDFEVKNVRLVKDRETDQFKGFCYVEFETLENLERALECDGRIKLDDLSAPLRIDIADRRKNDRPGGGVGGGGNGGMTRGDGRDFQKRGPPRQGGSSQSYSRGGPGTGGGREGGGGSGNRGDSRGSYNDSYGGHNDRSRGGGGSGAGSGGGMNRGYNDRPANRGRYGNFNNDDRFDRNQDRERGQREGSYGNQSRDGDRYNNFSRHRDRERTHYNPNQQSERPSAGMGGLGGGSGGSGGLGVGGGGPSMGAIDDNERPRLQLKPRTIAAPINAVAETKQSASIFGNAKPREEKLKELQQNVNHNGDN